Sequence from the Miscanthus floridulus cultivar M001 chromosome 16, ASM1932011v1, whole genome shotgun sequence genome:
TTCATTTATATGAATCCTAAACCTCATTGAAGTGTCAGTGGACCGACAAAATTGACTTCTGATTAGAGAAGAAATCAAGCAGTTTGAACTCTGGAGCTATTATTTACAGAGTTTGTTATGGCATATAGGATCTCATTCTAGTCGTCATTCTGTGACGCAATACTACACTTTTGGAACATGAATATCAGCAACTGAAGAAATGAGATCTTCTCTTGACTGCGACCTCCGGCTTTGAAGTGTAGTCTGACCTCGGCTAGGGTTCCTCACACCACTGGAAAACTGCATCTGACCTAAGCTCCCAACAGAATAGCTGTGATAGGCGCCCAAGGATTGCCTTGAGGACTCCATAAGCTGAACATTGCTGCCTCCTAATCCATGGTTCATACCAAATGGATGAGGATCTGACCCAGCAACAGTAGGGCTCAGTGGTGTCTTTGTTCTTCCATCACCTGCAAAATTAAGAAAATTCAAATGTTTGATTATCTAAGCTAAGCTACAGTAAAGAAAGTAAGATTCACAATTTTTTAAAGGACTTAGTTTGAATTCATGTGATGAAAAATATACTCATTCTGTGTGTATCATTTTGTAGAAAAGAGTCACAAGGATTAATGTGATATAAGGTACATCTGAGGTAACATTACAAAGttcagttcaaatggcattttgTAACAAGTAAACTGAAGTGAACATGAAAAGTCCCATGTCCTGCAAGTTGCACCACACAACAGTTCTATGTAAAGTTGATTCCTAGAAGGTTAGTAGAATATACGAAACTAACAAAATGGCAAGAAAGCTGTGTGCGGAGACACAGAAGCGTGAGTCTcttccattttctaaaaaaacaaaattgcAAGTCGCTTTCCAACCAAACAAGTTAAGAACCCTTTGTCTTAAAAAAAAAGTGTATCTAGAAGCCAACCATGGTGAAAATAATTCAACTAGTGTAGTCCTTACATGGTAGGTTAACTTTATACAGAAGGGGAGAAACAAAGATGGCAGGAACATAAAACAGAAAAACACACTTGCACATACCTGAACTAATGGGATTCCATAAATGTTTGAAAGGCAATCCCACACCAAGAACAGAACTGCCTCCAGAATTATGCCTATGAAGTGGCAGATAAGACTTGCGGAATGATCTTGGGATTGAATTGCTGGCGCAAAGTATGGCACATATGACCAACACAATTGAAATCAGAAACAATACTATGAGAATATTTGGGTTTATCTCCCAGTGCAGTATTCGGTATCCTTGAATATCTAGTCGTGAAGATAATGCCTGACCAGCCTCCAACAAAGCAACTCCAAGAGTCCAAGTAATACTGCCAGAGCCGATTATCACCTGACTATCTTTAATCTGCAATCCCTCTCTCAGTAGTGATGAAATATAAGGAGCTCTGAAGCAATATTGCTCTACAAAAGGCTGTGGAGGAACACTGCTCTTTGCAACTTTCCATGTTTTTTCACAAAAGTCCTGACCTCTTTTTAGAACATCAACTAGAGTCGCATCAGCAGTCAaattaaaaaatttaaaaaccacAAAGAAGCCAGACATAGCAAAAAACTGACCATGTGGTTGGGGAAAGTTAGAAGCAAGAGCACAAGGATGAATGTTACAATCAAGCCCTGGACTTGCACTGGACCACTCAGAAAGGTTGACTGTAACTTTTGCAAGAGCACTACATTCATTCCACTGAGGTGCTCCAACCAGTTCAACAGCTATTCCCTGCTTCTCTTTGCCAGTGTTCTTCTCACCAACACTGGGACTTCCATCTTGTTTTAATGGGTGGCAGTAAGAACAAGTGTAATCTTCTTTGTATCCAGTCTGTAGACAGGGATGTTTGACTTGAACCTTGCCATTACTAGCTGCTGCTCCCAACCTTTTCACTAGATGTGCTACAGATTTATCAAATGCATCATTTAACCCATAACCAGTAAGAGAATAAGCACTAAGGTGATGATCAACTGAACCAATACTCAGACGAATGCTTGTCTCATCCTGCACTGATTTATCATTCTCAAATGTAACCTGTAATGACGATCCACCTAAATCAAGTGAACCATATGTCATTTTAGATGATGAGGTGCCAAGCATATTCATGTGGTGGTTAAGAGCTATCCATCCATAATAAGCTTCATCCATGCCACTAATGATCTTAACTCTGTCTCTACTACATAAAAATGATGAATTGTTCAGAATATCCCAGGCCTTATCCAGGAGCCACTCTGAATCTGCACTAGGTAGCTTGCGGACACCAGCAGTAGCATAAAGAAAAAGTGGAGTGTGTTTGTGTGCATGTCTAGGGATCAATTTCTCAGCCATTTGAAGAAGGGGCTCTATTGCCTTCTTCAATCCGGATTCATTGTGAACAAGCTTGCTCAATCCAGGTTCTGTCTCCATTCGCTGATATAGTCGGGTTAATTTACCAGATTTCTTCTTAGGAGCATTCCCTATAGGTTTCAAAACAATAGGAAATGCATTTGCGTCATTATGATTAAGATGCCATTCATAGACATAAACTCTTGTACCAGTGCTGCCACAATCAAGAACCACAAAGTATTCAGAGCTTCCTTCAGAGAGGAACACATGGAAATATCTCCAAGAACCATATGCAAAGAACACCAATAAGCTCAGTGCAATAGCACATCCAGCTGCTCTCATGCATTTCTTTCTATTTGTCGGTGATGATGGGGGTGTTCTTTCTTTGGAAAAGCTTGCGACAGCACCATCTCTTTGAAGCATGCGGACAGGTTTTGCACGTCCTGAGCTCAGATCACTGCCAACACTAGAGCCCCTTTCCAAAGCATCAATTCTAGAGAAGGTCGGCAGATCTtgaagagaagaagaaagacgcATAGTTGAGTCTTTCGCAGTCAGGGCAGCAGTTATTACACAATTTTACCAACCAGGGGCAAGAAGCAGGGAGAAGTTCGGGAAACTGCAGTCATAAGCAGATAGCATAACCAGCAGCGGAGTAAGATACCAGCACCTCTATGGCTCTATGCAACCTCGGCCTGCAGAAAGGTTCAAAAGTTAGCTTGCAAACTAACGCTGCGACATCAAACCAATAAAGAAAAAATGGAAATGCACTGCCATGCTGGACATCAAGGCaacattctcattttcagaagaGTACAAAAATAGGTTTCCAGCTCCTCAGCTAGGAATACCATGCCTTAAAAGACGAAGACATCCTCTAAACTGAAACCTTGGAGCAAGGTCACTACCAATCCACGAACAACACCAACATCTTATAATATAACACGCGAAGACAAAGAGCCCTAAAAGGCTAAAACTCAATCCTAGCTTTCCACCATTCATCCAACCCACACTGCACCAAATCACAACCGACGAACCGGCAATTCCATCCTAGCAACGAGCCAAAGCCGCCAGTTTTCCCTGGTTAACGGCACCCGGCATCGCAACCCACCAAACCGTCGATCCAAGCGAACGGCAACTACCCCCCAAGCAGTAAGATCTAGCAGCGTGCCCCAGCACCGGGATAGAAACCGGCAGCCACCCGCGGCCGGATCGGATCTGGCGAGGGCCCAAGCGATCCAGAGACGAGTTCCGTGACTCACCCGTTGGGGCGGCCGCCCGcgatcgccggcggcggcggaggagggggGCAGGCAGACGTGCAGGGGCGCTGGGccagggcgggcgggcgggcgccgAGGGTAGGTGGAGGggccggcggcgcggcggcggggggACTGACGAGGTGGAAGCACGCACAGGCAAGGCGGGGAGGGCGAGCTCCTGCCTGCGCCTGAGCCTGCGTGTCTGCCTGCGTCCGCAACGGCGCTGCGACGGAATGAGATGGGCGTGACGAGTGACCCACTTGGGCGGACTTGTCGTAGCAGCGCAAGGACGGGACGGCGCAGCCACTGCTTCCTGCCGCTCGTGTCATGAGCTCGGGGCGGCGACGACCCAAGCGAACTCGACAGGCCCAAAATGGTATGAACGGCCCATTAATGACGGGTTCAGGCCCAAATCAACTAGTAACagttgtctttgtctttgaatGGTAGCCCCCAAAGGCCACATTTACAGCCCATTTAGATAGGTGTCCACAACCAGTGAAATGAATGGTGTCAGTTTGTTTCAAACGTAATGAACCCAATCACAACGGTCGCTGTGGAACAAGTGACAGCGGTATTAAATTTCTTAGGCTCTTGGCCGTAGACGGTAGATCGGAAGGCGACCAGTGGCACGTTGGATCAGCACAGGCAATGCAAAGCAGGAGATGGTCGTCGATCGTAGCTGGAAGTGGAACTGCCGTGTTGCTTTTGTTTGCGCAGGTGCAGTGCAGATGGACGTAGCTGGAATCTGGTGGGTCCAAATTTCACGCTTGCTTCGCTTGGACCAGCCCCGAATCCCGATGACCAATTGGTGGAACCGCCGTTTTCTCACGTGGGCAGCCACTAGGGCTAGTTTAGTTCCCCAAAGTTTTGCTAAATTTTTAAggttttccgtcacatcgaatctttggacgcatgtatgaagcattaaatataaataaaaaataaaactaattacatagtttagacaaaatctatgagacgaattttttaagtataattagactatgattggacactgattaccaaataacaacgaaaatctCTACAGTAAtattttgccaaaatttttggcatcTAAACCAGGGCTAGCGTGCCACGGCCAGCAGCACAGCACCCGCCGCCGACTGGGACGCAAGCGCGTGGTGACTCGCACGGTGACTTTGAGCTGCAACTTGCGAGATGGCGAAACCAGAGGATCGTCGATTGTGGAATGGCGCGCCGTTCTGATACCTAAATTGGCTTCGCGTGATTGTGATTTGCGATGAGGAGGCCGGGGCCTGGTTTAGAtcggggttaggaatcagtatttggtactgtagtattttcgtttgtatttaacaattattgtttaatcatggcctaactagacttaaaagattcgtctcgtaatttacaatcaaactgtgtaatttattattttttatctatatttaatactctatacatatgttcaaagatttaatgtgacgttgagagagtgaaaaaacttaccctGATGAAGTGTTCCGATGGTTGCTGCGCCTGCACAGCTGCACCGCATGCCTGGTGTCGTACGCGGTATGCTCCTCACTCCTCACTCCTCACTCCTCACTCAGGCCCTGCCGTCTGCCGAAACCTTCACCGCCACGGAATCGCTTGGTTGGTCCTTCATCCCCAAGACCCCAAGTAGCTGCGTTTTCTGGTTTTCGGCGGCGTAGACTTGCGGGCGGAGACTCAGTAGCAGGTCAACGGGAGGATGCGCTGCCTGGCCGCTGGTGGAACGGCGGAATCATCtcgtgattgattgattgatttcttCCTTCGGAGGAACGCTTCCTCCTTTTTCAGTTTTCACACAGGGCGGCCACCGTTGCACGTGGAGGATAGAACGCAGCCGCTCAGGCGAGGCAGCGAGCCAGCGACGGCCGGTGGTAGCCAAGGGCAGCGACGGCGCCGGGGCGGAGGAAGCTAGGCTACGAACACTGCGGCGACGCAGCAAAGAAGGGTGCGCCCTGTGCACTTGTGCAGAGTAAGCAGGGGCTCGACGGAGCCTTTCTCGTCAAGTTGCCATCGTCATCAAGCTGTATCTGTATGTAACCTTTGAAACTTGCCGGGGAAGGGGAAGGGTAAGCCCTGAGCCAGAAATTAGTGAAACTCACAAAAAGCACGTATTTCACACAAGAAGCTCAATTTATTTGACATGATAGCAAAGCAGAGTTACAAACATGACAAGGGTGGTAACACAAAGAGGAAGGACCAGACCATAATACTTGTTGATCCCTCCTGAACCTTACACAATCAAACACTCAGCAAACTACACAAACTTGCATAATACTACACTAATCACACAACAGAGACTTAGGACAAACCAGCAACCGCAGGAGGTTCTTTCTTAAAACCCGCAGTAACCTCCTGATAGCAGCCACTGAGAcccaaaccaaaccaaaccaaagAGCAGGGGCAGGACAAGAAGCACAAACCAGCAAGACCATGGATGGACCGGTGCGTGCTCTAATATGGCAACCGATCCATCCGAGACGAACAGACACCCACCCACAAATACGGAGAGATTCACAAGAGCTTCGTAGTAATTTTTGGCCCTCTGCCAGCCCAGCCCTCTCTGCTGCGTGCACTAAAATGAGCACGTGATAGCAGCAGAGGAGCGGGAGCATCGGGCGGACGGAAGGGAGAACGCGGAGAGCCATCCATGCCGGCCGGCGTCGTCATAGGTTGTTTCACTTGTCGCCGGCGTCATCGGAGGCCGGGAGAccctcctcgccgtcgccgcggtTGTTCTTGACGAGGCCCGCGACTATGGCGGAGACAGCAGCGACGACGTCCTTAAGGATCTTCGCCTTGATCTGGCccctccgcggcggcggcggcaggcccgCGCCCGCCCTGATGCTGCTGCCGCCGGTGGCACCGCCTCTGGCAGCCACTGCGGGCATGGTCGGCGCCGGAACCTGGATGGTCTCGGTGGCCATCAGCGACGCAACCCCGGTAGCTTGGACTGGTTGGTGggcgagaggagaggggagagagcCTTGGATTTGATTGCACAGGAGTCGGCACTCGCGGAGTCGCGGTGCCTAAAATAGGCGGCCGAGCTGCGGAGCTGGGGTCGCGTTcgcgagcagagcagagcagagcaaggAGAAAAGCGCAAAGACCGCAGGTTGTGGGGCCCAAAGTGCGCGTGAGAGGGCCCGCCACCAGGGAACGGACGAACCACGAGTAGTTGCGGTGACTTGGAGGGAAACACGTGTGACTGACAAGTAGGGACAGTCATCTTCTAGGCCCACGTGGCCCCAGCACAGCACCCCGATATTCAACGTGGTCGGTCCGTGGGCCAGCGTCTTTTGATGTGGCTAGTGTTGATATGCTAGTCGCTCAGCAGTCAGCACTGGATAGCATTAGCAAGCAGTCGCGCTGGTGTTGGTGCCACTGATGCGGCTAATGCTGCGGTTAGCACAAATCAGCAGAAGGAAAAGGAGATGCTTCTAAAAACCGCCGGATCTCAGTTCCAGTATAATTTATTAACTCGCGACTTTTTTATCGTTGGTTTCAGAGTGACGGATGCTCCtatttttggctttggctttctaAATAAACATCCTACAGTAGTATAgttaatgatctatctaatgataataattatgtattataaatattaatattttttatatataactgATCAAAGTTAAGACACGACGACTTTTATTTTGGAAGGAGCAGGAGCACTAGTGCACATCAGCTCTACGGTCGCAATCCTGGTCTGTTCCGCCGGCAGCTCTCCGTAACGGTGGCATACTAACGTAGTAGACACCATCCGTGACCTGTCTGCCTTCCTTCTTGGTTAAGGACACACTGTATTGGTACGTACCTTCTTCCTTCTTGATGGGTCAAGAATCATCCATCTCTGGGTCTCATTGCCGCAAGCATCAGGTACGGCGTTGCTCGCGTGATGTCACCGGGAGGACGTCATCACACTAGCCGAGCCAAGCACTACCGGACGCCACAGCCACTTCAGGTATCCGGCACGCAACCGCGGAAGCCGTTTGTTTGGCTTTGACCCGGTTCGCTGACTCGTGCCAATTTCTCCGATCCGGCATTCCGGCGTGCGCCTACATCCCATCCCGCCGAGCGACTAGTCGACTACCGAGGGCGGCGGTCTCCGCTTTCCTCAGCGCAGGGATGTGCGCGTGCGGCGTGCGCTTGCCGTTCGTGCTTCTGCCTGCGTCTCCCGATCCTGCGATAGAGTTGAGGAAGGGCTTAGCATACTTTGGCTTGAATTTACGAATTCAAAACAAGTTTAGAGCTTGTTTGGATTACAGATTTTCATAGAAATTTTAAAGAAATTCAAATCCTATATTTTTCTTACATCATAAGTTTTTTGAAATGAAGGAATAAAGTTTTCTTTTTCTAGGGAAATGCTTGCTTTCCTTCTTGAAAGGGAGGAAATAAAAACATTCACTTCAGGACCTTTATGGAACAGATTTGCTATCTATTAACCGGTTGTTCTGACTCCCTCCGGCAACCAAATTCTAGGCCATTGGATATGGCATGTGTCGCGTGCCGCGACGTCCGATCTCGCGCTCTCTGGCTAGTGATCGCTCCCTGGTTCTCTATGACTGTCATGTGGGGTCCGCGTGCCCGAAGTTGGAGTGTTCATTCCCCCTTTCCTCATTTCTCATTTCGTCTCGTCTTCCTCCTGGCAACTCTTGGCGACTCGTTGTTCCCTGCCACGGTGGCCGGAGATTTCTAGGGGTTGGCGAGCTAAGTTGTTTCTGCTCCCTGTTGTGATAGTTTCCGTCGTTGCTAGGGTTCGTTCTCGTATTAGTCAGTTGTTGACGGTCGTTAatgtcaattataaaccatcaacataacctacaaATAtagttaattccatcaccaaacttagatctaggggtttaaactgataaattccacaacttttggtgaatctgtgttttcagcaaggtttatccagaaaaccgtcaagggggaCTTAATTGTTAGATTATATCACGTTTATCCGCGACGAAAACTACTTGGGAAGGATCTAGAACACACCAGAAGGCAACCCACCGAAACAGACCTCAaaaggctgacatgtggggccggccggccccacctgtaggccggccGGCCTATGGGTTCCACTGGTCAGTCTCCGCTTCGACGTCAGTTCTTCCACCGCCATTGAGGATCAATCTATGCCGTTGCTCAACGTCGGTTCAAATAGAAGGACAAGATAGAGCCATGCTATACATTTATGGGCTCAATTtagaatttggcccataaaggccCATGTGCATTTTAATGAGATATGGTGTAAAGTTTAGTACCAATGAGGCTACTAAGAGGAGGAGGGTGTCAGGCGCCCCTCAtaaatagcagcccctacccctcaccctagagccatcctaaaaccctaattcatatcctcatctcAGGATCAGGGCATCGCATTCAAGAGGTTTAGTCTTCTATAGGATTTAGTCTTGTCCCTAGAAAATAGTGAGTTAGAGAGTGAAGGAAGAGTTTAGGGAAAGTATCGGCCTGTCGGTGCTACCTCTACGGCTTGTACTTTGGTGGATCTAGGTTTCTCCAAGTCTACATCTAAGATACATCTGGTAATTAATTTCTGTTTAAAGTAAGTTTTATGCTCTCTTGTTCACGGATTCACAGTTATTTTGAGTGCTTTAGTCTTTGTTAGATCtctagattagagtagtaatcgttagcataagcgtggtgcttaggctatcgaCTACCTGTGTTTGCTCTCtgcttcttggttgtgtggtagcagcgggaggtgacggctccatctatcctttgtagtccacactgaattgagcaggttcttaaattagtaggaccatagtcatgtcggtagagttatctattagcggtgctttaccATCTAAGCGATGTCCCgaagtgaacactagaatcataagccttgcttttCATAGGGTCATAatcataggaatcctctctactcataccttaTACCTTGATTGCTATCTCCCTGGACAAACTAGAGTTTAGATAACACACACGTTTCCCTGTGAatacgatactcgataatacttCGAGTGAAAACTACCTCGATACCCGTGTGCTTACAGATTTTGTCTCTGTGTACCACTACAGGCATCAACAagttttctggcgccgttgctggggaaaTGGTTGGTGTGATTTCATCGAACCAGGTTTGTCcttgtattttttattttatttctaagCATGGATAACGTCACGCCTATCAATCAATTCGCTGCTCCTACAGGCGCACAACTAGAGCCACCGGAATCTTCGAAACCTATCTTtacacctggctatgagttgcGTCCGAGTTTAATAAATTTGGTCTAGGAACAATCGTTCTTAGGAGAAGACGATAAAAACCCATATACCCACCTACAAGAGTTTAAACAAACTTGTGAATGCTTGCATATCGCAGGCATGTCACATAAAACCTTAAAGTGGAAGctatttccattctctttgacgggaagagctaaacactGGTATACGCAAATCGTAGGGAGtgtacaaggagattgggaagccttatgttctagcttttgcttatttttcttttccatctctggagtggttagcctacgaagagaggttctatctttcaaacagaaagaaaaagaatATCTTAGGGCGGCATGGGCACATTTTAATGACCTAGTCAATTCTAGCCCttaccttgccattcaagaccctatgcttttacaacacttttatatggctCTTAGTGGGGAGACCACGCAGCTTCTTGATACAACTTCTAGAGGTGCCTTCTTACATTGCTCTGCTAGTGAAGGAAGAAATATCCTTAGAAAAATCCTAGAAAACACCCCCTACACTAGCATTCGTGATGATGTCCTAGAAGATGTTGAGAAAACTCCTGAGGAAAAACCTGTGATAGTTAAACCTGAACCTTTAGCTACCACGCTTGAAGCCTCAACTGCCCTCTAAGTTCCCGAACCACCAAAGGAGAATAAAATTCTACCTTTGAAAAATATGTTTGAAGTCGAGGATGAGCTCTTCTCTGATTTTGGAAACACCTCGAGTTATTATGCCATAAGGAAATCTTTGGCACCATCAGCACCTAATGAGCATCTTCCTGACCCAACCGAAGAGaagttccttaaaaagactatgaagAAGTTGACAACAATAGTAAGCAATGAGTGGTTGGGAGAATCCAAGCTTTCTCCTGAAGTTATTTGTTTAGATTCTCCTTCTACCTTTATTCGTTGTCAGATTCATAAAACTTCCTTCGATGCTTTATATAATCCGATTGTAGGAGTAAATCTTATGTATAAATCTTTTGCACATACCCTTCTTAAAAATATGCAATTAACTCCAACAACCAAACTCTTAAAAAGTCTCTCAGGCCAACTCCTTCCTAGTGAAGGAATCTTTCACCTCATCCCTATCAAAGTAGACGAAACCAAGGTGTACCTTAGTTTTTatgtttttgatatttgggagtTCGATCTTTTGATAGGACATCCAATAGAGAGACTTCTACATGAAGGAAGAAAGGGGAGTATAAATGTAAGACTGGAGAAAAGCATAAACCTGTCTATTCCCATCACtcgttcattacatgttaagatAGAGTTGAGTCCcgagcaagatccaatggaggagattatggcaacTTCTCTCTTGTAAGCCTCCAACAAAGATCTCGAAGAGGATGCCTAGGATTTCATCCAATACAAAGAAGAACCACAAGATCCTTTCCCTCTAGATGAAACTCAAGAGCCACCAAAACCCCCATTGTGCTCAAACCCCTTCCTTTAGGGTTGAAAAACACTTTTCTAAACAATGATAGGGAGTCTCCTATGATTATTAGTCATAAACTCTCTAAGGACAAGACCCTTCAACTCCTTACCattttagaaaagcatcgctTTGCTTTTGGCTACTCGCTTGAAGACCTCAAGGGATTAGTCCTCCTCTTTGCATCCATCGCATTCTCATAGATCCAACATAtccaccttctagggagccccaacaTAGGCTTAATAATACGATGAGAGAAGttattaagaaagaggttttgaaacttttGGATGCAGGGATAATCTATCCTGTGccatatagtgagtgggtaagcccggtACAAGTTGTACCAAAGAAAGGGGGCATGATTGTGGTGAAAAATAAAAAACATGAATTAATCTCATAACAAACAGTCACAGGATGgcggatgtgcattgattaccgaaaacttaacaagacaactgtaagtgcaatcaagctctaagtgggttttggtgatgttgACCACATAATTAAAGGACTGTTGGCTTTGACAAGTGTTTGATAGCATATCTTTAATCATGGATGCAAAGAAACAAAGGAGGAGACCCCCAACTCGAATGGATGGCTTGCAATGGCTCCAAGAGCTAGTTtaattcattttatattttgaaattgagtcATAGGGCAAGCCGTACTATCAAGGGGGTTACTAATGGTATGTTGGGTGGAACCAAGTGCTCAAAACTCCATCTACATCTCAAATAATCCTAGCCACAAAAAGTAAGCCGTGCTGAATTCTTATCTGATCTGGCCTGCGCGGAACCTCCACGCTCAATCATGGAGGCTCTGGGTCTGTCAGACCCGACCATTTTGTGGGTGACAAGGGTGGTATTTataccataccccttcgtccccaACAGTCATATTCTCTATTCCTTCATTCCTGATGAACAAAAGCTCTCTCTCTCCCAAGCTTTGTGCTCCTAA
This genomic interval carries:
- the LOC136511590 gene encoding probable apyrase 7, encoding MRLSSSLQDLPTFSRIDALERGSSVGSDLSSGRAKPVRMLQRDGAVASFSKERTPPSSPTNRKKCMRAAGCAIALSLLVFFAYGSWRYFHVFLSEGSSEYFVVLDCGSTGTRVYVYEWHLNHNDANAFPIVLKPIGNAPKKKSGKLTRLYQRMETEPGLSKLVHNESGLKKAIEPLLQMAEKLIPRHAHKHTPLFLYATAGVRKLPSADSEWLLDKAWDILNNSSFLCSRDRVKIISGMDEAYYGWIALNHHMNMLGTSSSKMTYGSLDLGGSSLQVTFENDKSVQDETSIRLSIGSVDHHLSAYSLTGYGLNDAFDKSVAHLVKRLGAAASNGKVQVKHPCLQTGYKEDYTCSYCHPLKQDGSPSVGEKNTGKEKQGIAVELVGAPQWNECSALAKVTVNLSEWSSASPGLDCNIHPCALASNFPQPHGQFFAMSGFFVVFKFFNLTADATLVDVLKRGQDFCEKTWKVAKSSVPPQPFVEQYCFRAPYISSLLREGLQIKDSQVIIGSGSITWTLGVALLEAGQALSSRLDIQGYRILHWEINPNILIVLFLISIVLVICAILCASNSIPRSFRKSYLPLHRHNSGGSSVLGVGLPFKHLWNPISSGDGRTKTPLSPTVAGSDPHPFGMNHGLGGSNVQLMESSRQSLGAYHSYSVGSLGQMQFSSGVRNPSRGQTTLQSRRSQSREDLISSVADIHVPKV
- the LOC136514220 gene encoding uncharacterized protein, which gives rise to MATETIQVPAPTMPAVAARGGATGGSSIRAGAGLPPPPRRGQIKAKILKDVVAAVSAIVAGLVKNNRGDGEEGLPASDDAGDK